Proteins encoded together in one Vicinamibacterales bacterium window:
- a CDS encoding LysE family translocator, with product MFDARYLAYATISALLVISPGATMAVVMEATLGEGRRAALYTVLGINIGNSTLALGSALGMSFIFHQWPWTLQVVKVAGAGYLTYLGIRGVWQALVEGRDTHAIHEPTPDGAAASGGRMTLPEHVERPSDLFACITRGVLTNLLNPPVVLFYMTFLPQFIGPQDPFFARFLVLAATHVSMSLVWLTIYASALGVLADRFARPAVRRTLEGLTGVILVGFGVRLLLRP from the coding sequence ATGTTCGACGCTCGGTATCTTGCGTATGCGACGATCTCGGCGCTGCTGGTCATCAGCCCTGGCGCGACGATGGCCGTCGTCATGGAGGCGACGCTCGGAGAGGGACGGCGGGCGGCGCTCTACACGGTCCTCGGGATCAACATCGGGAATTCCACGCTGGCACTGGGGTCGGCGCTCGGGATGTCGTTCATCTTCCACCAGTGGCCGTGGACGCTGCAGGTGGTGAAGGTCGCCGGCGCGGGGTACCTGACGTATCTGGGGATCCGAGGCGTGTGGCAGGCGTTGGTGGAAGGGCGGGACACCCATGCCATTCACGAGCCGACGCCCGATGGGGCAGCCGCATCGGGCGGTCGGATGACCCTGCCCGAACACGTGGAGCGGCCGTCCGACCTGTTCGCGTGCATCACGCGCGGCGTGCTGACGAACCTGCTGAACCCGCCCGTGGTGCTGTTCTACATGACGTTCCTGCCGCAGTTCATCGGGCCGCAGGATCCGTTCTTCGCGCGGTTTCTCGTGCTCGCCGCCACGCACGTGTCGATGAGCCTGGTGTGGCTGACGATTTACGCGAGTGCGCTAGGCGTGCTCGCCGACCGATTCGCGAGGCCCGCCGTGCGCCGCACGCTCGAGGGGCTGACAGGTGTCATTCTCGTGGGCTTCGGCGTGCGGCTGCTGCTGCGTCCGTGA
- a CDS encoding response regulator: MSATNTSGRLTPEDLGAMMRLAVQQAADTVYFLDANGRILYANEAASRTLGYTAVELASMTGFDLDPALTPEVWRERWAMLEHGGAWTVERRQRAKDGRLIPVAVSANLMHQGDLTMACVFVHDITERRRAQEERREVAQLASVLFDSAPVAIVALDMDGRVNMWNAAAERMFGWTSAETIGSRLPIVPEDKLGEFAQIRAATEKGDVVAGLDRPCVRKDGSHIQVRLSTVPLTGPDGTLTGVIGLLEDTTEQKRLEEQLLQAQRLESIGRLAGAVAHDFNNLLTVINGYSELALGLLDPRDPLRDSIQEIKSAGDRAAGLTQQLLAFSRRQVLQPKVLDINAVVGDLELMLRRLIGEDIELVLARDTALGHVQADPVQVQQVLMNLAVNARDAMPSGGKLIIETANVELSEEMTRRHPDSQPGPYVLLGVTDTGSGMDEATRAQIFEPFFTTKVPGKGTGLGLSTVYGVVKQSGGIIWVYSEPGHGSSFKIYLPRVDAVETPVVEESPRTTTVEGSETVLLVEDQPEVRQLALQVLTMYGYRVLSAGDGNQAIEVARQEPGAIDLVLTDVVMPGMGGLELARTVAPMRPGVKIIFMSGYADHAAMQQEQMPADAEYLQKPFTPDGLARKVRQVLDARTPAGCILVVDDEVEIRRLLRQFLEAAGYRVAEAANGRQATAEVDGGGVSLVITDLVMPEQEGIETIREMRKRHPGVKIVAMSGAFGGRFLRTAEMLGAHATLLKPVRAEALVRTVREVLDR; this comes from the coding sequence TTGAGCGCCACGAACACTTCCGGCCGTCTCACTCCCGAAGATCTCGGCGCGATGATGCGCCTGGCCGTCCAGCAGGCGGCCGACACGGTCTACTTCCTCGACGCCAACGGGCGGATCCTGTACGCCAACGAGGCGGCCAGCCGCACGCTCGGCTACACGGCGGTCGAACTGGCCTCGATGACGGGTTTCGATCTCGACCCGGCGTTGACGCCAGAGGTCTGGCGGGAACGTTGGGCGATGCTGGAGCATGGTGGCGCGTGGACGGTGGAGCGGCGGCAACGGGCCAAGGACGGCCGCCTGATCCCGGTGGCCGTCAGCGCAAACCTGATGCATCAGGGCGATCTGACGATGGCGTGTGTGTTCGTGCACGACATCACCGAGCGACGGCGGGCGCAGGAGGAGAGGCGAGAGGTTGCGCAGTTGGCGTCGGTGCTGTTCGATTCCGCGCCTGTCGCCATCGTCGCGCTCGACATGGACGGCCGCGTCAACATGTGGAACGCCGCCGCCGAACGGATGTTTGGTTGGACATCCGCGGAGACGATCGGGTCGCGCCTCCCGATCGTGCCCGAGGACAAATTGGGGGAGTTCGCGCAGATCCGCGCAGCCACCGAAAAGGGCGACGTGGTGGCCGGGCTGGACAGGCCGTGTGTTCGCAAGGACGGCAGCCACATCCAGGTTCGGCTGTCCACCGTGCCGCTGACAGGGCCTGACGGCACGCTCACCGGCGTCATTGGGCTTCTCGAGGACACGACCGAGCAGAAGCGTCTCGAAGAGCAGTTGCTGCAGGCGCAGCGTCTCGAGAGCATCGGCCGGCTGGCCGGCGCCGTGGCCCACGACTTCAACAACCTGCTCACCGTCATCAACGGTTACTCGGAGCTGGCGCTCGGCTTGCTCGACCCTCGCGATCCCCTCCGCGACAGCATTCAGGAGATCAAGTCGGCCGGCGACCGGGCGGCCGGCCTGACGCAGCAGTTGCTGGCCTTCAGCCGCCGCCAGGTGCTCCAGCCGAAGGTGCTCGACATCAACGCGGTGGTCGGCGATCTCGAGCTGATGCTGCGGCGGTTGATCGGCGAAGACATCGAGCTCGTGCTCGCACGCGATACGGCGCTCGGCCACGTACAGGCCGACCCGGTCCAGGTGCAGCAGGTGTTGATGAACCTCGCGGTGAACGCGCGGGACGCGATGCCATCGGGCGGCAAGCTGATCATCGAGACGGCGAACGTCGAACTCAGCGAGGAGATGACGCGCCGGCATCCGGACAGCCAGCCGGGACCATACGTGCTCCTCGGCGTGACGGACACGGGCAGCGGCATGGACGAGGCGACGCGCGCGCAGATCTTCGAGCCGTTCTTCACGACCAAGGTCCCCGGCAAGGGGACGGGCCTCGGTCTCTCGACGGTGTACGGCGTCGTCAAACAGAGCGGCGGCATCATCTGGGTGTACAGCGAACCTGGACACGGATCGAGTTTCAAGATCTACCTGCCGCGCGTCGATGCTGTCGAGACGCCGGTGGTGGAGGAATCGCCTCGCACGACGACCGTGGAGGGGAGCGAGACCGTGTTGCTCGTGGAGGACCAGCCGGAGGTCCGCCAGCTCGCCTTGCAGGTGCTGACGATGTATGGCTACCGGGTGTTGTCGGCGGGCGACGGGAACCAGGCGATCGAGGTGGCCAGGCAGGAGCCCGGCGCCATCGATCTGGTGCTGACCGACGTCGTGATGCCGGGAATGGGAGGGCTGGAGCTGGCGAGGACCGTCGCGCCGATGCGGCCCGGCGTCAAGATCATCTTCATGTCGGGCTACGCCGATCACGCGGCGATGCAGCAGGAGCAGATGCCCGCCGACGCCGAGTATTTGCAGAAGCCGTTCACTCCCGACGGGCTTGCGCGCAAGGTGCGGCAGGTGCTCGACGCGCGAACACCTGCTGGCTGCATCCTGGTGGTTGACGACGAGGTGGAGATCAGGCGGTTGCTCCGGCAGTTCCTGGAAGCGGCCGGCTACCGGGTGGCCGAGGCCGCGAACGGCCGACAGGCGACCGCCGAGGTGGATGGGGGCGGCGTGTCCCTCGTGATCACCGATCTCGTGATGCCCGAGCAGGAAGGGATCGAGACGATTCGCGAGATGCGCAAGCGCCACCCCGGCGTGAAGATCGTCGCGATGTCCGGCGCATTCGGGGGCCGCTTCCTGCGGACCGCCGAGATGCTCGGTGCCCACGCCACGCTGCTCAAGCCGGTCCGCGCCGAGGCGCTGGTTCGCACGGTGCGAGAGGTGCTGGACAGGTAG
- a CDS encoding M28 family peptidase produces MTARALAASLGLLFAFSGFVFAQLPATLPAIDANAVLQHAMTLSSDRFEGRAPGTKGEELTVTYIADQFRKFGLKPGAPADSYFQNVPLVGITPDPATAMTVTKDGAQALRLAFKDDIVAWTKRSVPTVELGNSEMVFVGYGVQAPEFSWDDYKGLDVRGKTLVMLVGDPPVADRANPAELDPKMFGGKAMTYYGRWTYKFEIAQKLGAAAALIVHETGPAGYPFSVVQVKTGEQFDIAQPDGNMTRPAIEGWIRLEQVRKLFALAGRDFDALKKQAATLEFKPVSLGLNASMRLVNKIRTLASRNVIGRVEGSDPALKHEYVLYTAHWDHFGIGAPLNGDPVYHGALDNAVAVGGLLELARTFAALPTAPKRSILFLAVTSEEQLMLGSEYYATHPIYPLEKTLAEINLEMLNVHGKTRDLTVIGLGASDLDDYARVAAAEQGRVLKPDPEPERGMYYRSDHFSLARQGVPAFEPDHGDDYIGKPAGYGLEVRKDFFANLYHKPTDTVKPDWDLSGGAQDLQLFGTIGYRVAQADTYPQWKPGAEFKAKRDAAVRKK; encoded by the coding sequence ATGACAGCACGAGCACTGGCAGCCTCTCTCGGGCTGCTGTTCGCCTTCTCGGGATTCGTGTTCGCCCAACTGCCGGCGACGTTGCCCGCCATCGACGCCAACGCCGTGCTCCAGCATGCGATGACGTTGTCGTCCGATCGGTTCGAGGGACGGGCGCCGGGAACGAAGGGCGAGGAACTGACGGTGACGTACATCGCGGATCAGTTCCGCAAGTTCGGTCTGAAGCCCGGCGCGCCGGCCGACTCCTACTTCCAGAATGTTCCGCTCGTTGGCATCACGCCCGATCCGGCCACCGCGATGACGGTGACGAAGGACGGCGCTCAGGCCCTTCGCCTCGCGTTCAAGGACGACATTGTCGCGTGGACGAAGCGTTCGGTGCCGACGGTCGAACTTGGCAACTCCGAGATGGTGTTCGTCGGGTACGGCGTTCAGGCGCCCGAGTTCAGCTGGGATGACTACAAGGGCCTCGACGTCAGGGGCAAGACACTCGTGATGCTGGTTGGCGACCCCCCCGTCGCCGACCGCGCGAACCCGGCCGAACTCGACCCGAAGATGTTCGGCGGCAAGGCGATGACGTACTACGGCCGTTGGACGTACAAGTTCGAGATTGCGCAGAAGCTCGGGGCGGCGGCCGCTCTCATTGTCCACGAGACCGGGCCGGCCGGGTATCCGTTCTCGGTCGTCCAGGTGAAGACGGGCGAACAGTTCGATATTGCTCAGCCGGACGGGAACATGACACGTCCGGCAATCGAGGGGTGGATTCGGCTCGAGCAGGTGCGGAAGCTGTTCGCGCTGGCCGGTCGCGACTTCGACGCCCTGAAGAAGCAGGCGGCGACACTCGAGTTCAAGCCCGTGTCACTCGGGTTGAACGCGTCGATGCGGCTCGTCAATAAGATCCGCACGCTGGCGTCGCGAAACGTCATCGGCAGGGTCGAGGGCAGCGACCCGGCGTTGAAGCACGAGTACGTGCTCTATACGGCGCACTGGGACCACTTCGGCATCGGAGCCCCGCTGAACGGCGATCCTGTCTATCATGGCGCCCTGGACAACGCGGTGGCCGTCGGCGGATTGCTGGAGTTGGCGCGTACCTTCGCGGCACTGCCGACCGCACCCAAGCGCAGCATCCTCTTTCTGGCCGTCACGAGCGAGGAGCAACTGATGCTCGGGTCCGAGTACTACGCCACCCATCCGATCTATCCGCTCGAGAAGACGCTGGCGGAGATCAACCTCGAGATGCTGAACGTCCACGGCAAGACGAGGGACCTCACGGTGATCGGCCTGGGCGCGTCCGATCTCGATGACTATGCACGGGTGGCGGCGGCTGAACAGGGGCGCGTGTTGAAGCCCGACCCGGAGCCGGAACGGGGCATGTACTACCGCTCCGACCACTTCTCGTTGGCGCGACAGGGAGTGCCGGCGTTCGAGCCGGATCACGGTGACGACTACATCGGCAAGCCGGCCGGCTATGGGCTCGAGGTACGGAAGGATTTCTTCGCGAATCTCTATCACAAGCCCACCGACACGGTGAAACCGGATTGGGACCTGAGCGGCGGCGCGCAGGACCTGCAGTTGTTCGGCACCATCGGCTACCGCGTCGCGCAGGCCGACACATACCCCCAATGGAAACCGGGCGCCGAATTCAAGGCGAAACGGGACGCGGCGGTGAGGAAGAAGTAG
- a CDS encoding M28 family peptidase has translation MNRLSAVTLLLAVAVWPAACGGSKSAPAPTPAAVAFPAVDGNAVLAHTKVLSSDEYEGRAPGTKGEELTVAYISDQFKKAGLKPGNPDGTYIQKVPMVGITADPATTLVFRKGAKQQKLKFKDDVVAWTKRVTETVSLDKSEMVFVGYGVQAPEFNWDDYKNVDLKGKTMVVLINDPPLPDPADPTRLDPKFFGGRAMTYYGRWSYKYEMGQKMGAAGVLIVHETGPAAYPFSVVQSKVVEQFDLVAPDKNMSRAAIEGWITLDQAKKLFAMAGKDFDTLKKNAATREFTPMPLGVTASMTLHSKIRTIDSTNVVGKVEGSDPTLKNEWVIYTGHWDHYGIGPEINGDKIYHGAKDNATGIGGMIELGRAYVKLPVAPKRSILMLAVTAEEQGLLGSDYYARNPLYPLAKTLGVVNMDGLNVNGRTSDLTVTGLGNSELDDIAQAVAAEQHRVIKPDPEPEKGGYYRSDHFPFAKQGVPALASGGGIEYIGKPEGWGKQISDAYIANDYHKPSDKVKPDWDMSGAVEDLQYFWMVGYRIAQSEKYPQWKPGTEFKAKRDEMLRAR, from the coding sequence ATGAACCGTCTGTCTGCCGTTACCCTGCTGTTGGCGGTGGCCGTCTGGCCGGCCGCCTGTGGCGGATCGAAATCGGCGCCGGCCCCAACGCCGGCGGCGGTTGCGTTTCCTGCCGTGGACGGAAACGCCGTCCTCGCACACACGAAGGTCCTGTCGTCCGACGAATACGAGGGACGCGCCCCGGGCACGAAGGGGGAGGAACTGACCGTCGCCTACATCTCCGACCAGTTCAAGAAGGCCGGTCTCAAGCCGGGGAATCCGGATGGCACCTACATCCAGAAGGTGCCGATGGTCGGCATCACCGCTGACCCCGCGACGACGCTCGTCTTCCGGAAGGGCGCCAAGCAACAGAAGCTCAAGTTCAAAGACGACGTGGTTGCCTGGACCAAGCGCGTGACCGAGACCGTCAGCCTCGACAAGTCGGAGATGGTATTTGTCGGCTACGGCGTCCAGGCACCCGAGTTCAATTGGGACGACTACAAGAACGTCGATCTCAAGGGCAAGACGATGGTCGTGCTGATCAACGACCCGCCGCTGCCGGATCCCGCAGACCCGACCAGGCTCGACCCGAAGTTCTTCGGCGGCCGCGCCATGACCTACTACGGGCGCTGGAGCTACAAGTACGAGATGGGGCAGAAGATGGGCGCCGCGGGTGTGCTGATCGTCCACGAGACCGGGCCCGCTGCCTACCCGTTCTCCGTCGTCCAGAGCAAGGTGGTCGAGCAGTTCGATCTGGTGGCGCCCGACAAGAACATGTCCCGCGCGGCGATCGAGGGCTGGATCACGCTGGACCAGGCGAAGAAGCTGTTCGCCATGGCGGGCAAGGACTTCGATACGCTGAAGAAGAACGCCGCGACGCGTGAGTTCACCCCGATGCCTCTTGGCGTGACCGCCTCGATGACGTTGCACAGCAAGATCCGGACGATCGATTCGACCAACGTCGTCGGCAAAGTCGAGGGCAGCGATCCGACGCTGAAGAACGAGTGGGTGATCTACACGGGGCACTGGGACCACTACGGCATCGGGCCGGAGATCAACGGCGACAAGATCTACCACGGTGCAAAGGACAACGCGACCGGCATCGGCGGCATGATCGAACTCGGCCGCGCGTACGTGAAGCTCCCGGTGGCACCGAAGCGGTCGATCCTGATGCTGGCGGTCACCGCGGAGGAGCAGGGACTGCTCGGCTCCGACTACTACGCACGCAACCCGCTGTACCCGCTCGCGAAGACGTTGGGCGTCGTCAACATGGACGGCCTGAACGTGAACGGCCGCACGAGCGACCTCACGGTGACCGGTCTGGGCAACTCCGAACTCGACGACATCGCGCAGGCCGTGGCCGCCGAGCAGCACCGCGTCATCAAGCCGGATCCCGAGCCCGAGAAGGGCGGCTACTACCGGTCCGATCACTTCCCGTTTGCCAAGCAGGGCGTCCCCGCGCTGGCGAGCGGCGGCGGGATCGAGTACATCGGCAAGCCGGAAGGGTGGGGCAAGCAGATTAGCGACGCCTACATCGCGAACGACTACCACAAGCCGTCCGACAAGGTGAAGCCGGACTGGGACATGAGCGGCGCGGTCGAGGACCTGCAGTACTTCTGGATGGTCGGTTACCGCATCGCGCAGTCCGAGAAATACCCTCAGTGGAAACCCGGCACCGAGTTCAAGGCGAAACGGGACGAGATGCTTCGGGCGCGGTAA
- a CDS encoding MATE family efflux transporter, producing the protein MTLRRELRPMVALAGPVVLAEVGWVTMAIVDTIVVGPMGPAAIGAVGIGSILFQALAIFGMGLLLGLDTLVSHAYGAGRLDECHRWLLHGVLLSLLVAAPMTALAFVGISLLPLWGFTPEVLRLSVPYLRVLTWSLLPLLLYASIRRYLQALGIVAPITFALVSANVINAVAAWALVYGHFGLPALGTVGSGLATLVSRIYLVAMLVWAVLRYDRHHHTSLFQVAWKPSSRKLMRLFRLGLPAATQVTLELGVFAAASALAGRLDSVSLASHQITLNLASLTFMVPLGVASAGAIRVGHAVGRRDAAGASRAGWTALALGACFMGSAALAFVIAPSLLIRPFTSDRAVLALGARLLLVAAMFQLFDGVQGVSTGILRGLGDTRTPMLMNLAGHWMLGLPIGYVLCFRWSWGVIGLWTGLSVGLIAIGCVLLLTWRHQARKLACQFAT; encoded by the coding sequence GTGACCCTTCGCCGTGAACTCCGACCGATGGTCGCCCTCGCCGGACCCGTGGTCCTGGCCGAGGTCGGCTGGGTGACGATGGCGATCGTGGACACGATCGTGGTCGGACCGATGGGGCCGGCCGCGATCGGGGCCGTCGGCATCGGCAGCATCCTGTTCCAGGCACTCGCCATTTTCGGCATGGGCCTTCTGCTTGGTCTCGACACGCTGGTGTCCCATGCGTACGGTGCGGGTCGGCTCGACGAGTGCCACCGCTGGCTGCTGCACGGCGTACTTCTCAGCCTGCTCGTGGCCGCCCCGATGACCGCCCTCGCCTTTGTCGGCATCTCACTGCTGCCGCTGTGGGGATTCACGCCCGAGGTGCTGCGACTGAGCGTGCCCTACCTGCGGGTCCTCACATGGAGCCTGTTGCCGCTGCTCCTCTACGCGTCCATCCGACGGTATCTCCAGGCGCTCGGGATCGTCGCGCCGATCACCTTCGCCCTGGTGAGCGCGAACGTGATCAACGCAGTTGCCGCCTGGGCGCTCGTCTATGGCCACTTCGGCCTGCCCGCCCTTGGCACGGTCGGATCGGGGCTGGCCACGCTCGTGTCGAGGATCTACCTGGTCGCCATGCTCGTGTGGGCCGTGCTCCGGTACGATCGTCACCATCACACCAGCCTGTTCCAGGTCGCGTGGAAGCCCTCGTCGCGGAAGCTGATGCGCCTGTTCCGCCTCGGGCTCCCTGCGGCGACGCAAGTCACGCTCGAATTGGGCGTCTTCGCGGCGGCCAGCGCGCTCGCCGGCCGGCTCGATTCCGTCTCGCTCGCGTCGCACCAGATCACGCTCAATCTGGCGAGCCTCACATTCATGGTGCCGCTCGGTGTCGCCTCGGCGGGCGCCATCCGCGTCGGCCACGCCGTGGGCCGCCGTGACGCCGCGGGCGCGTCGAGGGCCGGATGGACCGCGCTGGCGCTGGGCGCTTGTTTCATGGGCTCGGCGGCGCTCGCGTTCGTCATCGCGCCGTCCCTCTTGATCCGGCCATTCACGTCCGATCGCGCCGTGCTCGCCCTTGGCGCGCGGCTGCTGCTGGTCGCAGCCATGTTCCAGCTGTTCGACGGCGTGCAGGGCGTCTCGACCGGCATCCTTCGCGGCCTTGGCGACACGCGGACGCCCATGCTGATGAATCTCGCGGGGCACTGGATGCTCGGCTTGCCGATTGGGTACGTGCTGTGCTTCCGGTGGAGTTGGGGCGTCATCGGTCTCTGGACCGGCCTGTCGGTCGGCCTGATTGCCATCGGCTGCGTGCTCCTCCTCACCTGGCGGCATCAGGCAAGGAAGCTCGCCTGCCAATTCGCAACCTGA
- a CDS encoding response regulator has protein sequence MVRRVLFVDDDQTVLQELQRALRSVRGEWTVEFALTLPDALAQLSHGVFDVVVADVNWRGANGGSFLDDVASRQPNAIRFLLSESAGRGMLMRAGGSAHQHLSMPLHAEAVFARLGQTLALGDLLSDAYLRGLVARLKSVPSLPSIYLAIMAEIRQEEASARKVGELVARDAGMAAKILQLVNSPFFGFRMHVSDPAQAVQLMGLETVRALVLSLHIFEQLHEREVRRFRLGRVWRHSLATTNFARLIARMQDGNAQVMSEAFTAALLHDIGKLVLAASLPDEYEAAVTLAEREAMPLWLAEKDVLKTTHAEVGAYLLGLWGLPDPIVETVAWHHRPSDCPSIHFCPLGAVHAANAIEHEMHPGDVVGRGTTVDEAYLTRLEVRWQYPAWKAVCLDSEGEGLGRGLGARM, from the coding sequence GTGGTCAGACGCGTGCTGTTTGTCGATGATGACCAGACGGTCCTGCAGGAATTGCAGCGCGCCCTGCGGTCGGTCCGCGGCGAGTGGACCGTGGAGTTCGCCCTCACGCTGCCAGACGCGCTCGCCCAGCTCTCCCACGGCGTCTTCGACGTCGTCGTTGCCGACGTGAACTGGCGCGGCGCCAACGGGGGATCGTTCCTCGATGACGTCGCGTCCCGTCAACCGAATGCGATCCGCTTTCTCCTGTCGGAGAGCGCGGGACGCGGCATGCTGATGCGGGCGGGCGGCTCGGCCCACCAGCACCTCTCAATGCCGCTCCACGCCGAAGCCGTCTTCGCGCGTCTCGGGCAGACACTGGCGCTCGGCGACCTCCTGTCCGACGCCTATTTGAGGGGCCTCGTTGCCCGGCTCAAGTCGGTGCCCAGCCTGCCGTCCATCTACCTGGCCATCATGGCGGAAATCCGACAGGAAGAAGCGTCCGCGCGCAAGGTCGGGGAGCTGGTGGCCCGCGATGCGGGCATGGCTGCGAAGATCCTGCAGTTGGTGAACTCTCCGTTCTTCGGCTTCCGGATGCACGTCTCGGATCCGGCGCAGGCCGTGCAACTGATGGGCCTCGAGACCGTCCGCGCGCTGGTCCTGTCGCTGCACATCTTCGAGCAGTTGCACGAACGCGAGGTGCGTCGGTTCAGGCTCGGCAGGGTCTGGCGGCACTCGCTGGCGACGACGAACTTCGCGCGGCTGATTGCCAGAATGCAGGATGGGAACGCGCAGGTGATGAGCGAGGCCTTCACCGCCGCGCTGCTGCACGACATCGGCAAGCTCGTGCTGGCCGCGTCGCTGCCCGATGAATACGAGGCCGCGGTGACGCTGGCCGAACGCGAGGCGATGCCGCTCTGGCTCGCCGAGAAGGACGTCCTCAAGACCACGCATGCGGAGGTGGGAGCCTACCTCCTGGGGCTGTGGGGCCTGCCCGATCCGATCGTGGAGACGGTTGCCTGGCACCACCGCCCGAGCGATTGTCCTTCGATCCACTTCTGTCCGCTCGGCGCGGTTCACGCCGCCAATGCCATCGAACACGAGATGCACCCCGGGGATGTGGTCGGCCGGGGGACCACGGTGGACGAGGCGTACCTCACCCGCCTCGAGGTGCGATGGCAGTACCCCGCGTGGAAGGCGGTCTGCCTCGACTCGGAGGGTGAAGGGTTGGGCCGCGGGCTGGGGGCGAGGATGTAG
- a CDS encoding CocE/NonD family hydrolase, whose product MRSTIRRSIWPAVLVGLAVLVGLAALVALGATGSRVPPIGRAPTGQVAADQTPDYAKAHYKKFEYEIPMRDGVKLFTAVYVPRDSSQSYPILLNRTPYSVAPYGVDNYPSSLGPSGLFMRDGYIFVYQDVRGRLMSQGEFVDMRPYKPVKSGPTDFDEATDTWDTIDWLVKHVPNNSGKVGMYGISYPGFYAAIGMIDAHPALKAVSPQAPISDWFIGDDFHHNGALYLPHAFGFFSGFGWPRPKPTRTGFARFDYGTLDGYQFYQKLGPLSHVNERYFHGQVQFWNDLMAHETYDAFWQARNLRPHLKNIKPAVMTVGGWFDAEDLFGALAVYKNTEKQSPGAYNTLVMGPWSHGGWARTTGESIGDVRFGAKTAEFFRAQIEFPFFASFLKGKADPKLPEAYVFETGRNQWRTFDAWPPRNTVRRSIYLQRDGGLSFEAPTDAASAYDEYVSDPARPVPYTNVTATGMTREHMVDDQRFASRRPDVLVYQTDVLKANVTLAGPIAPTLYVSTSGTDSDFVVKLIDVYPDDYQEEGPEAAGGERGAATPSRMGGYQQLVRGEVFRGKFRNSFEKPEPFVPDAVAKIEYGMPDVFHTFRRGHRIMVQIQSSWFPLVNLNPQKFVDIPQATEADFQRASERVYRGGGAASKVDLIVLQ is encoded by the coding sequence ATGAGATCAACGATTCGTCGCTCCATCTGGCCGGCCGTGCTCGTCGGGCTGGCCGTGCTCGTCGGGCTGGCTGCGCTCGTCGCGCTCGGCGCGACGGGATCCCGTGTGCCGCCCATCGGGCGGGCGCCCACCGGGCAGGTGGCCGCCGATCAGACTCCAGACTACGCGAAGGCCCACTACAAGAAGTTCGAGTACGAGATCCCGATGCGCGACGGCGTGAAGCTGTTCACGGCGGTCTACGTGCCGAGAGACAGCTCTCAGTCGTACCCGATCCTGCTCAACCGCACGCCCTACAGCGTCGCGCCGTACGGCGTGGACAACTATCCGTCGAGCCTCGGGCCGTCGGGGCTCTTCATGCGCGACGGCTACATCTTCGTCTACCAGGACGTGCGGGGCCGGCTGATGTCCCAGGGTGAATTCGTGGACATGCGTCCGTACAAGCCGGTCAAGAGCGGCCCGACCGACTTCGATGAGGCCACCGATACCTGGGACACGATCGACTGGCTCGTCAAGCACGTGCCCAACAACAGCGGCAAGGTGGGGATGTACGGGATCTCGTATCCGGGCTTCTACGCGGCCATCGGGATGATCGACGCGCACCCGGCGCTCAAGGCCGTCTCTCCACAGGCGCCGATCAGCGACTGGTTCATCGGCGACGACTTCCACCACAACGGTGCGCTCTATCTGCCGCACGCCTTCGGGTTCTTCTCCGGGTTCGGTTGGCCGCGCCCCAAGCCGACACGCACGGGCTTCGCGCGCTTCGACTACGGAACCCTCGACGGCTACCAGTTCTACCAGAAGCTCGGTCCGCTCTCGCACGTGAACGAGCGCTACTTCCATGGCCAGGTGCAGTTCTGGAACGACCTGATGGCGCACGAGACGTACGACGCGTTCTGGCAGGCGAGGAACCTCCGCCCCCACCTGAAGAACATCAAGCCGGCTGTCATGACCGTGGGCGGATGGTTCGACGCCGAGGACCTGTTCGGGGCCCTGGCCGTCTACAAGAACACCGAGAAGCAGAGCCCGGGCGCGTACAACACGCTCGTCATGGGGCCCTGGTCTCACGGCGGTTGGGCACGCACGACGGGCGAATCGATCGGCGACGTGCGGTTCGGCGCGAAGACCGCGGAGTTCTTCCGTGCGCAGATCGAGTTCCCGTTCTTTGCCTCCTTCCTGAAGGGCAAGGCGGATCCCAAGCTGCCCGAAGCCTACGTGTTCGAGACTGGCCGCAACCAGTGGCGGACCTTCGACGCGTGGCCGCCGAGAAACACGGTGCGCAGATCGATCTACCTGCAGCGCGACGGTGGGCTGTCGTTCGAGGCGCCCACCGACGCGGCGTCGGCGTACGACGAATATGTGAGCGACCCCGCGCGGCCGGTGCCGTACACCAACGTCACCGCCACGGGCATGACCCGCGAGCACATGGTCGACGACCAGCGGTTCGCTTCGCGCCGCCCCGACGTGCTCGTCTACCAGACAGACGTGTTGAAGGCGAACGTCACCCTCGCCGGCCCGATCGCGCCGACGCTGTACGTGTCAACGAGCGGCACCGACTCCGACTTCGTCGTCAAGCTCATTGATGTGTATCCGGACGACTACCAGGAGGAAGGGCCCGAAGCAGCCGGTGGCGAGCGGGGGGCCGCCACACCCAGCCGGATGGGTGGCTACCAGCAACTGGTGCGCGGCGAGGTCTTCCGCGGGAAGTTCCGCAACAGCTTCGAGAAGCCGGAGCCGTTCGTCCCCGACGCGGTCGCGAAGATCGAGTACGGCATGCCCGACGTCTTCCACACGTTCCGTCGCGGCCATCGCATCATGGTGCAGATCCAGAGCAGTTGGTTCCCACTCGTGAACCTGAATCCCCAGAAGTTCGTCGACATCCCGCAAGCGACGGAGGCGGACTTTCAGAGGGCCAGCGAGCGCGTGTACCGCGGCGGCGGTGCGGCGTCGAAAGTGGATCTGATCGTGCTGCAGTAG